In one Niveibacterium umoris genomic region, the following are encoded:
- a CDS encoding ExbD/TolR family protein, which yields MAFGSFESEVGAPRAEINMVPLIDVMLVLLVIFMVTASVSQAVKLQLPRASTAPMQTPPDPLRIAIDAARQPHWNGEPITREALTERLTTLGRDKPESEIQLLADESVPYGDVAKLIADAAQAGLTRIQFVTKPDAIRH from the coding sequence ATGGCATTCGGGAGTTTCGAATCCGAAGTCGGCGCGCCGCGCGCCGAAATCAACATGGTGCCGCTGATCGACGTGATGCTGGTGTTGCTGGTGATCTTCATGGTCACCGCCTCGGTGTCGCAGGCGGTGAAGCTGCAACTGCCGCGCGCCAGCACCGCACCGATGCAGACGCCACCGGATCCGCTTCGCATCGCGATCGATGCCGCGCGCCAGCCGCACTGGAACGGCGAGCCGATCACCCGCGAGGCACTTACAGAGCGGCTGACGACGCTCGGCCGCGACAAGCCGGAGAGCGAGATCCAGTTGCTGGCCGATGAGAGCGTGCCCTACGGCGATGTCGCCAAGCTGATCGCCGACGCGGCGCAGGCGGGGCTCACCCGCATCCAGTTCGTTACCAAACCCGACGCAATCCGCCACTAA
- a CDS encoding TonB-dependent siderophore receptor: MSIKSRKKPLASLIAASLLAAQGAHAQRSNEPAENTLKEVPVEATREVPDAPRQTYQPGTTTIGKTKQLPHEIPNTYSAVPEQLTRDRGQDTMREALSNVAGITFNAGEGGRIGDNMNIRGFSAANDIYIDGIKDVGQYNRDLFNTDEVEVLKGGASMLFGRGTTGGVINQVSKQAYLDNQGRVSATLGFDNYQRIVADVNRVIADDAAVRINAMYTGGEPGREGPTTERKGIAPSVRWGIGSANEFDVAYYHLDYDDNPDYGFRWRNGRPVDEAAQKWYGLRQDTQRDSADIGTLRWTHRFDGQRQLRTVARYGEYKRDLWATTAGVNSGNGTGQWPLNAPITDATPVVRGNQTRGGEYAQRFLQSDYTADEFVFGMQHQIAAGIEIGRESDARWSYTGAGTKPAATIGDARNDAAVIDKRVRANPNSFDAESLAFYAQDLVGFAAHWKLLIGARHDDFSGRYVRTPSAADPNPIYERSDGKWSYRTGLLFQPDDFTTYYLSAGSAFATSGDLYQFDARSANTPPEESRNIELGAKWVLFDGAGNLSAAVFRTEKYHERNTDVESASQTNYLLSGKRHTNGVEVSFAGALATGWQVYGSYTYMNALIDAGAASQVGQVPGNTPRHSGSLWTTYAWRAWKVGTGVQGMSGRTPPENYTNRAPGYARWDAMAEYNWQRYTLRVNFDNLLDKLYYDGLYRGHVVPGVGRSGSVTLDINF; this comes from the coding sequence GTGAGCATCAAGAGTCGAAAGAAACCGCTTGCGTCACTGATCGCGGCAAGCCTGCTCGCGGCGCAGGGCGCGCATGCGCAGCGCAGCAACGAGCCCGCCGAGAACACGCTGAAGGAAGTGCCGGTCGAGGCCACGCGCGAGGTGCCGGACGCACCGCGCCAGACCTACCAGCCGGGCACGACAACGATCGGCAAGACCAAGCAGTTGCCGCATGAAATTCCCAACACTTACAGCGCCGTGCCCGAGCAGCTGACCCGCGACCGCGGGCAGGACACGATGCGCGAGGCGCTGTCGAACGTCGCCGGCATCACCTTCAACGCCGGCGAGGGCGGCCGCATCGGCGACAACATGAACATCCGCGGCTTCTCGGCGGCGAACGACATCTACATCGATGGCATCAAGGATGTCGGCCAGTACAACCGCGATCTGTTCAACACCGACGAGGTCGAGGTGCTCAAGGGCGGCGCATCGATGCTGTTCGGGCGGGGCACCACCGGCGGCGTGATCAACCAGGTCAGCAAGCAGGCCTACCTCGATAATCAGGGGCGCGTCTCCGCCACGCTGGGCTTCGACAACTACCAGCGCATCGTTGCCGATGTGAACCGTGTCATCGCCGACGACGCGGCTGTCCGCATCAACGCGATGTACACCGGTGGCGAACCGGGGCGCGAAGGGCCCACGACCGAGCGCAAGGGCATCGCTCCGAGCGTGCGCTGGGGCATCGGCAGCGCCAACGAGTTCGATGTCGCCTACTATCACCTCGACTATGACGACAACCCGGACTACGGCTTTCGCTGGCGTAATGGTCGCCCGGTCGATGAGGCGGCGCAGAAGTGGTACGGACTGAGGCAGGACACGCAGCGCGATTCCGCCGACATCGGCACGCTCAGGTGGACGCACCGTTTCGACGGCCAGCGCCAGCTGCGCACGGTCGCGCGCTACGGCGAATACAAGCGCGACCTGTGGGCCACCACGGCGGGCGTCAACAGCGGCAACGGTACCGGCCAGTGGCCGCTGAACGCGCCGATCACCGACGCGACGCCGGTGGTGCGCGGCAACCAGACACGCGGCGGCGAGTACGCGCAGCGCTTCCTGCAGTCCGACTATACCGCCGACGAATTCGTCTTCGGCATGCAGCACCAGATTGCCGCCGGTATCGAGATCGGGCGCGAGTCCGATGCGCGCTGGAGCTACACCGGCGCCGGCACGAAGCCTGCCGCCACGATTGGTGATGCGCGCAACGACGCGGCCGTCATCGACAAGCGGGTGCGTGCGAATCCGAACAGCTTTGACGCCGAGAGCCTCGCCTTCTATGCGCAGGACCTTGTCGGCTTCGCCGCACACTGGAAGCTGCTCATTGGCGCCCGCCATGACGACTTCAGTGGCCGCTATGTGCGTACCCCCAGCGCGGCGGACCCGAACCCGATCTATGAACGCAGCGACGGGAAGTGGAGCTACCGCACGGGTCTGCTGTTCCAGCCGGACGATTTCACCACTTACTACCTGAGCGCCGGCAGTGCGTTCGCAACCTCCGGTGACCTCTACCAGTTCGACGCACGGTCGGCCAATACACCGCCGGAAGAGAGCCGCAACATCGAGCTCGGTGCGAAGTGGGTGCTGTTTGATGGCGCAGGCAACCTGTCTGCTGCTGTTTTCCGGACCGAGAAGTACCACGAGCGCAACACCGATGTGGAATCGGCCAGCCAGACGAACTACCTGCTCTCGGGCAAGCGGCACACGAACGGGGTGGAAGTGTCCTTCGCCGGCGCCTTGGCGACGGGCTGGCAGGTCTACGGCAGCTACACCTACATGAACGCGCTCATCGACGCAGGGGCGGCGTCGCAGGTCGGCCAGGTGCCGGGCAACACGCCGCGTCATTCCGGCAGCCTGTGGACCACTTACGCATGGCGTGCGTGGAAGGTCGGCACCGGGGTGCAGGGCATGAGCGGCCGCACGCCGCCGGAGAACTACACCAACCGGGCGCCGGGTTACGCGCGCTGGGACGCGATGGCCGAATACAACTGGCAGCGCTACACGTTGCGGGTGAACTTCGACAACCTGCTCGACAAGCTTTACTACGACGGGCTGTATCGCGGCCATGTGGTGCCGGGCGTCGGCCGTTCCGGCTCGGTCACGCTCGACATCAACTTCTGA
- a CDS encoding Fe2+-dependent dioxygenase: protein MLIEVPSVLDADELRRLRHLLEAADWADGRVTAGSQSAQVKRNRQLPESSPVIAEAREIVLAALSRNAMFFSAALPAQMYPPLFNRYGGGEHFGAHVDNAVRRLPGGGGRPVRTDVSATLFLAEPDSYDGGELVVEDTYGEHEVKLAAGSLVLYPSTSLHRVEPVTRGERVACFMWLQSMVREDSRRALLFEMDLAITQLRQQHGETRELVRLTGSYHNLLRMWAEV from the coding sequence ATGCTGATAGAAGTCCCTTCGGTCCTCGACGCCGACGAACTCAGGCGCCTGCGCCACTTGCTCGAGGCGGCCGACTGGGCCGACGGGCGTGTCACGGCCGGCAGCCAGAGCGCGCAGGTCAAGCGCAACCGGCAGTTGCCGGAATCATCCCCGGTCATCGCCGAGGCGCGCGAGATCGTGCTGGCCGCGCTGTCGCGCAACGCGATGTTCTTCTCCGCCGCACTGCCGGCCCAGATGTATCCGCCGCTGTTCAACCGATACGGCGGCGGCGAGCATTTCGGCGCCCACGTCGACAATGCGGTGCGCAGGTTGCCGGGGGGTGGCGGACGCCCGGTGCGCACCGACGTCTCGGCCACGCTGTTTCTTGCCGAGCCGGATAGCTACGACGGCGGCGAACTGGTGGTGGAAGACACCTACGGCGAACATGAAGTGAAGCTCGCCGCGGGCAGCCTGGTGCTCTACCCCTCGACCAGCCTGCACCGGGTCGAGCCTGTGACGCGCGGTGAGCGCGTGGCCTGCTTCATGTGGCTGCAGAGCATGGTGCGTGAAGACAGCCGGCGTGCACTGCTGTTCGAGATGGATCTGGCGATCACGCAACTGCGTCAGCAGCATGGCGAGACGCGCGAACTGGTGCGCCTTACCGGCAGCTACCACAACCTATTGCGGATGTGGGCCGAAGTCTAG
- a CDS encoding PsiF family protein encodes MKHSKLILAVFVSAMAAAVMADEIPQETIDACQKAANAKKLKGEAFSKSVGQCIAAKGNNKAGTTAGGAMPDEKERGCDAQANAKKLTGDARKTFVDQCLATENKAGDSTLNVPAEKKAACDAEASAKKLKGAARNSFVTKCEKG; translated from the coding sequence ATGAAACACAGCAAGCTGATCCTTGCGGTGTTCGTCAGTGCCATGGCTGCCGCCGTCATGGCCGACGAAATACCGCAGGAAACCATCGATGCATGCCAGAAGGCGGCCAACGCCAAGAAACTCAAGGGCGAGGCCTTCAGCAAATCGGTCGGGCAATGCATTGCCGCCAAGGGCAACAACAAGGCGGGCACCACGGCCGGCGGCGCCATGCCCGACGAGAAGGAGCGCGGCTGCGACGCGCAGGCCAACGCCAAGAAACTCACGGGCGACGCGCGCAAGACCTTCGTCGACCAGTGCCTCGCCACCGAGAACAAGGCGGGCGATTCGACGCTGAACGTTCCGGCCGAGAAGAAAGCCGCCTGCGATGCCGAAGCGAGTGCCAAGAAGCTCAAGGGGGCGGCACGCAACAGCTTCGTCACCAAGTGCGAGAAAGGCTGA
- a CDS encoding GNAT family N-acetyltransferase, producing MPTPDFTDRMPDLRIRPAERRDAARIAALGMQVWLHTYATGGVSGAMADYVLSEFTLAKLAARIEDPKRLVLVAEEEDHLLGYAVTNFDARHGDIASELETLYVQAHLLGRGIGHALLLAAHSAAARYHGDSRLWLTVNAQNARAIAFYQRQGFVEAGETDFELGGKPHRNLLMVSPPG from the coding sequence ATGCCTACACCGGACTTCACCGACCGCATGCCGGACCTGCGGATCCGCCCCGCCGAACGGCGCGATGCCGCCCGCATCGCCGCGCTGGGCATGCAGGTGTGGCTGCACACCTATGCCACCGGCGGCGTAAGCGGCGCGATGGCGGACTATGTGCTGAGCGAGTTCACGCTGGCGAAACTCGCGGCGCGCATCGAAGACCCGAAGCGTCTGGTGCTGGTGGCGGAGGAGGAAGACCACCTGCTCGGCTACGCGGTCACCAACTTCGACGCACGCCACGGCGACATCGCAAGCGAACTGGAAACGCTTTACGTGCAGGCGCATCTGCTCGGGCGCGGCATTGGCCATGCCCTGCTGCTGGCGGCACACTCGGCCGCCGCCCGCTACCACGGCGACAGCCGGCTCTGGCTGACGGTGAACGCGCAGAACGCGCGCGCGATCGCCTTTTATCAACGGCAGGGCTTCGTCGAAGCCGGCGAGACCGACTTCGAGCTGGGCGGCAAACCGCACCGCAACCTGCTGATGGTATCGCCGCCGGGCTGA
- a CDS encoding NAD(P)H-dependent oxidoreductase yields the protein MNVLIVFAHPEPQSFNGALFDTAVRTLREAGHTVATSDLYRMGFNPASDRHNFTTVKNPEFLKLQQEEMHATETHGFAPDIEAELAKIEAADLMIWQFPLWWFGLPAVLKGWVDRVFAMGRTYGYGHIYETGVFKGKRALLSLTTGGPQEAYTPEGFNGDLDAILRPIQRGMLEFTGFSVLKPQVHWQPVRVDDATREAWLAAWADRLRNIEAESPIAVGRY from the coding sequence ATGAACGTACTGATCGTCTTCGCCCACCCCGAGCCGCAAAGCTTCAACGGCGCGCTGTTCGACACCGCCGTCCGGACGCTGCGCGAGGCGGGCCACACGGTAGCCACCAGCGACCTCTACCGCATGGGCTTCAACCCGGCATCGGACCGCCACAACTTCACCACCGTCAAGAACCCGGAGTTCCTGAAACTGCAGCAGGAGGAAATGCATGCGACCGAGACCCATGGCTTCGCGCCCGATATCGAAGCAGAGCTGGCCAAGATCGAAGCGGCCGATCTGATGATCTGGCAGTTCCCGCTGTGGTGGTTCGGCCTGCCCGCGGTGCTGAAGGGCTGGGTGGATCGCGTGTTCGCGATGGGCCGCACCTACGGTTACGGGCACATCTACGAGACCGGTGTGTTCAAGGGCAAGCGGGCTCTGTTGTCGCTGACCACCGGCGGACCGCAAGAGGCCTACACGCCGGAAGGCTTCAATGGCGACCTCGACGCGATCCTGCGGCCGATCCAGCGCGGCATGCTCGAATTCACCGGCTTCTCGGTGCTCAAGCCGCAGGTGCATTGGCAGCCGGTGCGCGTCGACGACGCCACCCGCGAGGCATGGCTGGCCGCCTGGGCCGACCGCCTGCGCAACATCGAAGCGGAATCACCGATTGCGGTCGGCCGCTACTGA
- a CDS encoding SDR family oxidoreductase, translated as MAFAQQRILIIGGSNGMGLAAAQRLARAGAEVFIAGRSQARLDAARAQIDGRVATLVIDFTDAASLAGAAAQLGRLDHLVLAASSEAAWGPFAQTPADALRRALDNKLLGYWQALQVMLPILRRDGSVVMLSGAASRTAMPGTAGLAAVNGAITQMAQTLAKELAPLRVNVVSPGLVDTPAYDGMPADAKRGMFDNAARHLPAGRTGTSADIAAAIEYLLDNGFTTGALLDVDGGARMSL; from the coding sequence GTGGCCTTCGCACAGCAACGCATCCTCATCATCGGCGGCAGCAACGGCATGGGGCTCGCCGCCGCACAGCGGCTTGCCCGCGCCGGCGCCGAGGTGTTCATCGCCGGTCGCTCGCAGGCGCGGCTCGACGCCGCCCGCGCGCAGATCGACGGACGCGTCGCCACGCTCGTCATCGACTTCACCGACGCTGCCTCGCTCGCCGGCGCAGCCGCGCAACTCGGCCGCCTCGACCACCTGGTGCTGGCCGCATCCAGCGAGGCCGCCTGGGGCCCGTTCGCGCAAACGCCGGCCGACGCCCTGCGCCGAGCGCTCGACAACAAGCTGCTCGGCTACTGGCAGGCGCTGCAGGTGATGCTGCCGATCCTGCGTCGCGACGGTTCGGTGGTGATGCTGAGCGGCGCCGCGTCGCGCACCGCGATGCCGGGCACCGCCGGCCTGGCGGCGGTCAACGGTGCGATCACGCAGATGGCACAGACGCTCGCGAAAGAGCTCGCGCCGCTGCGGGTGAATGTGGTCTCGCCGGGCCTGGTCGACACGCCGGCCTACGACGGCATGCCTGCCGACGCCAAGCGCGGCATGTTCGACAACGCCGCGCGGCACCTGCCGGCCGGCCGCACCGGCACCAGCGCGGACATCGCCGCCGCGATCGAATACCTGCTCGACAACGGTTTCACCACTGGCGCGCTGCTCGATGTCGACGGCGGCGCCCGCATGAGTCTTTAA
- a CDS encoding LysR family transcriptional regulator has translation MTSIPVIPPRLDLNLLVSLDVLLAERNVTRAGQRLGLSQPALSAQLKQLREAFADPLLIPAARGMTPTARAEALRAPLRQLLGELQGLVASGRRFDPATAQQTFRIVASDAIHNAASAPLAARLAREAPGCRLALMAADLRGVVELMAAGEIDLMLAARPSMPAALHARPLYDEQFLCVMRREHPAAAEPLDLDRFCALDHVLVSPSGGGFHGTVDEALAALGRSRRVAISVNSFMLVPAVLAGSDLIATVPARLARAWGQTLAVLAPPCDVAGFSVLMGWHPRAHADPAQLWLREALSASLRTA, from the coding sequence ATGACATCGATACCTGTGATCCCGCCGCGCCTTGATCTGAACCTGCTTGTCTCGCTCGACGTCTTGCTCGCTGAGCGCAACGTCACCCGCGCCGGCCAGCGTCTCGGGCTCTCGCAGCCTGCGCTGTCGGCCCAGCTCAAGCAATTGCGCGAGGCCTTTGCCGATCCGCTGCTGATCCCGGCGGCGCGGGGCATGACCCCGACCGCGCGCGCCGAAGCCCTGCGCGCGCCCTTGCGGCAACTGCTCGGCGAATTGCAGGGGCTGGTTGCGTCGGGCCGCCGCTTCGACCCGGCCACCGCTCAGCAGACCTTTCGCATCGTCGCCAGCGACGCCATCCACAATGCCGCGAGCGCGCCACTGGCGGCGCGACTTGCACGCGAGGCGCCCGGCTGCCGTCTTGCCTTGATGGCCGCCGACCTGCGCGGCGTGGTCGAGCTGATGGCGGCCGGCGAAATCGACCTGATGCTCGCCGCGCGCCCGTCCATGCCGGCCGCGTTGCACGCACGGCCGCTCTACGACGAACAGTTCCTCTGCGTGATGCGGCGCGAGCACCCGGCCGCAGCCGAACCGCTCGATCTGGATCGTTTCTGCGCGCTCGATCATGTGCTGGTCTCGCCCTCGGGCGGCGGCTTTCACGGCACGGTGGACGAAGCGCTGGCGGCGCTTGGGCGCTCGCGCCGCGTTGCAATCTCGGTCAATAGCTTCATGCTGGTGCCTGCGGTGCTTGCCGGGTCGGACCTGATCGCCACCGTGCCGGCCCGCCTCGCGCGCGCCTGGGGGCAAACGCTCGCGGTGCTCGCGCCGCCGTGCGACGTCGCCGGTTTCTCGGTGCTGATGGGCTGGCACCCACGTGCCCACGCCGATCCAGCGCAGCTCTGGTTGCGCGAGGCCTTGTCCGCGTCGCTGCGCACTGCCTGA
- a CDS encoding diguanylate cyclase produces the protein MVQAKVYWVTPDGIEHADEVRAAVLRQAGHDVRCVAPGLQSQYPDAVFVIRADLLIEPAAVKLALPAGGLPVVLIISDAAAVEDYFALLDQRPEADSLHDVLRAADVEEFLAWRVWRLTELHRHRRAQLSRVNHDSLTGLLRRSTWQERAEKLVKTCVGSTTTVGLLYLDLDHFKAINDRYGHAIGDEILLFVADCLRDWFAPDDLIARLGGDEFVVMLRRDDELAVANDARRFVAHFCTIRYPISPGAGEGGERARARNRGYWRGTQAGGAAQRAPLSVSGGLTFVRGQLALDELVEAADLALYRAKSEGRGRLIVVDELAEVLASEGKDLRVDHFENVTRVVTERVTSLITLMGRRLMNEATRDAYRDALTGLHNRRYLDEHVERELEAAQRNHRALSLVFLDLDHFHDINMTYGWPTGDSVLRAFAGVLERSVRMIDWSARYGGEEFCLVLPDTLLAEAVEVAERIREHTEALTIVSSDGRPVKVTTSIGVVQRGAEMRAVELFDRVGELALAAKQRGRNCVVSPLNLALAG, from the coding sequence GTGGTGCAGGCAAAGGTGTATTGGGTCACCCCTGACGGGATCGAGCATGCCGACGAGGTGCGCGCGGCGGTGCTGCGGCAGGCGGGCCACGATGTGCGTTGTGTGGCGCCAGGGCTGCAGAGCCAGTATCCGGACGCGGTGTTCGTGATCCGCGCCGACCTGCTGATCGAGCCTGCCGCCGTGAAGCTTGCGCTGCCCGCGGGCGGCTTGCCGGTGGTGCTGATCATCAGTGATGCCGCGGCGGTCGAAGATTACTTTGCGTTGCTCGACCAGCGGCCCGAGGCGGATTCGCTGCACGACGTGCTGCGCGCCGCCGATGTCGAAGAATTCCTGGCGTGGCGGGTGTGGCGCCTGACCGAACTGCATCGTCATCGACGCGCACAACTCTCGCGGGTGAATCACGACAGCCTGACCGGGCTGCTGCGACGGTCAACCTGGCAGGAGCGTGCCGAAAAGCTGGTCAAGACCTGCGTCGGCAGCACCACGACGGTTGGTTTGCTGTATCTCGATCTGGACCATTTCAAGGCGATCAACGATCGCTACGGGCACGCGATCGGCGACGAGATCCTGCTTTTTGTCGCCGACTGCCTGCGCGACTGGTTCGCGCCGGACGACCTGATCGCGCGCCTGGGCGGCGATGAGTTCGTCGTCATGCTGCGACGCGACGACGAGCTCGCGGTGGCCAACGACGCGCGGCGTTTCGTGGCGCACTTCTGCACCATCCGCTACCCGATCTCGCCCGGCGCCGGCGAAGGCGGCGAACGCGCCCGCGCGCGCAACCGCGGCTACTGGCGCGGCACGCAAGCGGGCGGCGCGGCACAGCGCGCGCCCCTGTCGGTCAGCGGCGGGCTGACCTTCGTGCGCGGGCAGCTCGCGCTCGATGAACTGGTCGAGGCGGCCGATCTGGCGCTTTATCGCGCGAAGAGCGAGGGGCGTGGCCGCCTGATCGTGGTGGACGAACTGGCCGAAGTGTTGGCGAGCGAAGGCAAGGATCTGCGCGTCGATCATTTCGAGAACGTCACCCGGGTCGTGACCGAGCGCGTGACCAGCCTGATCACGCTGATGGGCCGGCGCCTGATGAACGAGGCCACGCGCGACGCCTACCGCGACGCGCTGACGGGCCTGCACAACCGGCGCTACCTCGACGAGCATGTCGAGCGCGAACTCGAAGCCGCGCAGCGCAACCACCGCGCGCTGTCGCTGGTCTTCCTCGACCTCGACCACTTCCACGACATCAACATGACCTACGGCTGGCCGACCGGCGACTCGGTGCTGCGCGCCTTTGCCGGCGTGCTGGAGCGCAGCGTGCGCATGATCGACTGGTCGGCGCGCTACGGCGGCGAAGAGTTCTGCCTGGTGCTGCCGGATACGCTCTTGGCCGAAGCGGTGGAAGTCGCCGAGCGCATCCGCGAGCACACCGAGGCGCTGACCATCGTGTCGAGCGATGGTCGCCCGGTGAAGGTGACCACCAGTATCGGAGTGGTGCAGCGTGGCGCGGAAATGCGCGCGGTGGAGCTCTTCGATCGCGTTGGCGAACTGGCCCTCGCTGCCAAGCAGCGCGGGCGCAACTGCGTCGTGTCGCCGCTCAACCTCGCGCTCGCGGGCTGA
- a CDS encoding peptide MFS transporter, which translates to MSRFKPSLSHIPEGAGALFFIQIFATLGFAVLYSTLVLYATQHLKFSNAQAAATMGVFGAFNYGLHLFGGYLGGRFLSNRNLFVGGMVLQVIGCAAIAGGSTALFYSGLALFLTGSGLNVTCLNMMLTQRFHPDDIRREGAFLWNYAGMNVGFFVGFTVAGHYQLTGDYPSLFIFATIGNVLAIVIAALNWRVLADLDTPLMKTSPAQFRVRAAAGLAILVGLVPVVWIMLQHTDSTSWLVKGICALVGIWLLALTLKHPDARERDNMKAYLILALGSLVFWTLYQMAPNGLQLFALNNVDRMVMGVEIAPQWIQNINAAVIVIGGPLMSALFVRLRARGWTIDIPRQFALALVLMGLGFLALPAGIALAGSDGRSAFVWLFASYVLQSVGELLISPIGYAMIGQLAPRAYQGVMMGSWMLVTGLASLFAGDFSGMIPEPSEGAALSTNAAYSSLFGELGLGSLAVGIVLWLLIPYLRRLITDKAPHRAAAGATPVAAAQPD; encoded by the coding sequence TTGTCCCGATTCAAACCTTCGCTGTCGCACATCCCTGAAGGCGCAGGCGCGCTGTTCTTCATCCAGATCTTCGCGACCCTCGGTTTCGCGGTGCTGTACTCGACGCTGGTGCTGTACGCCACCCAGCATCTGAAGTTCAGCAACGCGCAGGCGGCCGCGACGATGGGCGTGTTCGGCGCCTTCAACTACGGCCTGCACCTGTTCGGCGGCTACCTCGGCGGGCGCTTCCTCTCGAACCGCAACCTCTTCGTCGGCGGCATGGTGCTGCAGGTGATCGGCTGCGCCGCCATCGCCGGCGGCAGCACGGCACTCTTCTACAGCGGGCTTGCGCTGTTCCTCACCGGCAGCGGACTCAACGTAACCTGCCTCAACATGATGCTGACGCAGCGATTCCACCCGGACGACATCCGCCGCGAAGGCGCCTTTCTGTGGAACTACGCCGGCATGAACGTCGGCTTCTTCGTCGGCTTCACGGTCGCCGGCCATTACCAGCTGACCGGCGACTACCCGAGCCTGTTCATCTTCGCGACGATCGGCAATGTGCTCGCCATCGTGATCGCCGCGCTCAACTGGCGTGTGCTCGCCGATCTGGATACGCCGCTGATGAAGACATCGCCGGCGCAGTTTCGTGTGCGCGCCGCAGCGGGCCTGGCGATCCTGGTCGGACTGGTGCCGGTGGTGTGGATCATGCTGCAGCACACCGACTCGACCAGCTGGCTGGTCAAGGGCATCTGCGCGCTGGTGGGGATCTGGCTGCTGGCGCTCACGCTCAAGCACCCGGACGCGCGCGAGCGCGACAACATGAAGGCCTACCTGATCCTCGCGCTTGGCTCGCTGGTGTTCTGGACGCTCTACCAGATGGCCCCGAACGGCCTGCAGCTCTTCGCGCTGAACAACGTGGACCGCATGGTGATGGGCGTCGAGATCGCGCCGCAGTGGATCCAGAACATCAACGCCGCGGTGATCGTGATCGGCGGCCCGCTGATGTCGGCGCTGTTCGTGCGCCTGCGCGCGCGCGGCTGGACGATCGACATTCCAAGGCAGTTCGCGCTCGCGCTGGTGCTGATGGGGCTGGGCTTCCTGGCGCTGCCGGCCGGCATTGCGCTGGCCGGCAGCGACGGCCGTTCCGCCTTCGTGTGGCTGTTCGCCAGCTATGTGCTGCAGAGCGTGGGCGAGCTGCTGATCTCGCCGATCGGCTACGCCATGATCGGCCAGCTCGCCCCGCGCGCCTACCAGGGGGTGATGATGGGCAGCTGGATGCTGGTCACCGGCCTCGCCTCACTGTTCGCCGGCGATTTCTCGGGGATGATTCCGGAGCCCTCCGAAGGCGCCGCGCTGTCGACCAACGCCGCCTACTCGTCGCTGTTCGGCGAACTGGGGCTCGGCAGTCTCGCGGTGGGCATCGTGCTGTGGCTGCTGATCCCCTACCTGCGGCGGCTGATCACCGACAAGGCGCCGCACCGCGCGGCCGCGGGTGCAACACCGGTGGCCGCCGCCCAGCCGGACTGA